In one window of Henckelia pumila isolate YLH828 chromosome 1, ASM3356847v2, whole genome shotgun sequence DNA:
- the LOC140866702 gene encoding uncharacterized protein — MDTPYTSAIRPPILDGTNYGPWKLKMSMYIQSIESRAWQHVLDGWTPPMRDDDAPGPKPRSQWTTDENTTAIYNAKDLNAMFTSFDMNMFNLIGTCTCARDAWKKLQTHCEGSASVKKTRMRLITSKFEKMRMEE; from the coding sequence ATGGACACTCCGTACACAAGTGCAATACGTCCACCTATTTTGGATGGGACAAACTACGGCCCTTGGAAATTAAAGATGAGCATGTATATTCAATCCATTGAGTCCAGGGCTTGGCAGCATGTTCTTGACGGTTGGACACCACCCATGAGAGATGATGATGCACCAGGAccaaagccaagatcacaatggACAACCGATGAGAATACAACGGCTATTTATAATGCTAAAGATCTTAATGCTATGTTCACTTCATTTGATATGAAcatgtttaatctaattggtactTGTACTTGTGCTAGGGATGCTTGGAAGAAACTACAAACCCACTGTGAAGGCTCGGCTAGTGTCAAGAAGACAAGGATGCGTctcataacttcaaaatttgagaaaatgagAATGGAGGAATAA
- the LOC140875722 gene encoding ankyrin repeat-containing protein ITN1-like has protein sequence MAAAIYEGGERDLEMGLNMEFLSPSPSPSPRARALFVSNSSKSFTVSNSSKALVVSNSGKALVVSNSSKALVVSNSGKRMDQSGKKKYVKQVTGRHNDTELHLAAQKGDVAAVRQVLGEINEQMLKTLSGAEFDAEVAEIRSAVVNEVNELGETALFTAAEKGFASVVKELLPYTTSEGIRLKNRSGFDPLHIAASQGHHDIVKMLLHHDPELSKTVAQSNATPLISAATKGHLAVVNELLSKDSSLLEISRSNGKNALHLAARQGHVDVVQALLEKDPQLARRTDKKGQTALHMAVKGVNCVVVRILLQADAAIVMLPDKFGNTALHIATRKKRAEIVNELLLLRDTNVNALTRDHKTALDIAEGLSISEDTFEIKECLTRCGAVRANELNQPRDEIRKTVSQIKRDIHTQLEQARKTNKNVNGIAKELRKLHRDGINNATNSVTVVAVLFATVAFAAIFTVPGGDDDNGVAVKVSSPSFKVFFISNAVALFTSLAVVVVQITVVRGEVKSERRVVEVINKLMWLASVCTTVAFIASSYIVTGRHYKWAAILVTTIGGFIMASVLSAMTYYVVRSRRKRRVRKKEKSSTHGTNSWRRSETDSEVNPIYVI, from the exons ATGGCTGCTGCCATCTACGAAGGAG GTGAGAGGGATCTAGAGATGGGCTTAAATATGGAGTTTCTATCTCCATCCCCTTCACCTTCGCCTCGTGCACGGGCCTTATTTGTATCGAATTCCAGCAAGTCTTTCACGGTGTCAAACTCCAGTAAGGCTCTGGTGGTTTCCAACTCTGGAAAAGCATTGGTCGTTTCGAATTCTAGTAAAGCATTGGTCGTTTCAAATTCCGGAAAAAGAATGGACCAGTCGGGCAAAAAGAAGTATGTCAAACAAGTCACCGGGCGGCACAACGACACCGAACTCCACTTGGCGGCTCAGAAGGGTGATGTGGCAGCAGTGAGGCAGGTACTAGGTGAGATCAATGAGCAGATGCTTAAAACTCTGAGTGGAGCTGAGTTTGATGCTGAGGTAGCAGAAATCAGGTCTGCTGTTGTGAATGAGGTTAATGAATTAGGGGAAACAGCGCTTTTCACGGCTGCGGAGAAGGGTTTTGCTTCTGTGGTAAAGGAATTGTTGCCTTATACAACAAGTGAAGGGATAAGGCTCAAAAACCGGTCGGGTTTTGATCCGTTGCACATTGCAGCTAGTCAAGGCCATCATG ATATTGTCAAGATGCTACTACATCACGATCCGGAGCTCAGCAAAACAGTGGCTCAATCGAATGCAACTCCTCTCATATCTGCAGCAACGAAAGGGCATCTTGCGGTAGTCAATGAATTGCTTTCAAAGGATTCTAGCTTATTAGAAATTTCAAGATCCAATGGTAAAAACGCCTTGCACTTAGCCGCCCGTCAAGGGCATGTAGATGTTGTTCAAGCCTTACTCGAGAAGGATCCTCAACTGGCTAGAAGAACTGATAAGAAAGGGCAGACTGCCCTGCACATGGCTGTTAAAGGTGTTAATTGTGTTGTGGTGAGGATACTTCTGCAGGCAGACGCAGCGATCGTGATGCTTCCAGATAAATTTGGGAACACTGCTTTGCATATTGCCACCAGGAAAAAGCGCGCTGAG ATTGTTAATGAGCTCTTGCTGCTTCGGGACACAAACGTAAACGCGTTAACAAGAGATCATAAAACTGCTCTGGACATAGCAGAAGGGCTCTCTATATCAGAAGACACATTCGAAATTAAAGAGTGCTTGACTAGATGTGGTGCTGTCAGAGCCAACGAACTGAACCAACCTCGTGATGAGATTCGAAAAACCGTCTCACAAATCAAGAGAGACATCCATACGCAGCTCGAACAAGCTcgtaaaacaaacaaaaacgtAAACGGCATCGCAAAGGAGCTTAGGAAACTCCACAGAGATGGAATCAATAATGCTACTAACTCAGTAACCGTGGTCGCCGTTCTCTTCGCCACAGTAGCTTTTGCTGCCATTTTCACCGTCCCTGGAGGCGACGACGATAATGGGGTTGCTGTAAAAGTGAGCAGCCCATCTTTCAAAGTCTTTTTCATATCAAACGCAGTGGCACTATTCACATCCTTAGCTGTCGTCGTCGTACAAATAACTGTCGTTCGAGGGGAGGTAAAATCCGAGAGACGGGTTGTGGAAGTGATAAATAAGTTAATGTGGTTGGCCTCAGTCTGCACGACGGTGGCGTTTATCGCCTCGTCTTATATAGTAACGGGGAGGCATTATAAATGGGCTGCTATTCTTGTTACAACAATTGGGGGATTTATAATGGCAAGTGTTCTAAGTGCTATGACATATTATGTTGTGAGGTCAAGAAGGAAACGAAGGGTGAGGAAGAAAGAGAAGTCTTCGACGCATGGAACGAATTCTTGGAGACGATCCGAGACCGATTCAGAAGTGAACCCGATCTATGTCATCTGA